One Candidatus Limnocylindrales bacterium genomic window, AGTTTTTTCACCTTCTGGACCGCGATATCGTTTTTCATCTGATTGTCCTCCACGACAATTTCAACCTTTCTCCCCAGAAGTCCTCCGGCGTCGTTGACTTCCTTCACAGCCGCTTCAATACCCCAGATAATGCGATCTCCATTGGATTTAAAAGCTCCCGAGCGAATCTCATTGACTCCTAGTATAATCGGAGGTTCTTCAGCCTGAAGATTTATAAACCAGATCAAAATAACCCCTACAGCCAAAGTGAGAGACAATATAAAGATGAGCAGATTTTTTTTCATGGTTATTTAATCCCCTGATCCTTTGCAATCTACGGAATCCTTGAATCTGCAGATTACAGTGGATAGCAGGTTAAAATTTTTACTGGATGGTGACAGGTCCCTATCAAACTGAAACTTAATATATTTAAACCTCCTTCAACCCCGGTCAAAATTCTTTTCTTGAAAGACCTTTAAAAGCTCTCAGACCATGGATGGGTTTTCATTGGGATACTTCCAGATATTTCTTTCGCACCTCCTCTTGTTGACGTAGATCCTCCGGAGTTCCTTCCCATTGGATCGTTCCTTTACTCATGACATAAATTCGACTGGCTAAAGCTAAGGCAATAGCCAGTTTTTGCTCTACCAGAAGGATGGTAGTTCCCGTCTGGTTGATTTCTTGAATGATGTTACGTACGGCTTCTACAATTTTAGGGGCAAGTCCTTCTGTAGGTTCATCGATGAGAATTAATTCAGGGTTTCCCATCAGGGTTCGCGCAATGGTCAGCATCTGTTTTTCACCGCCGGAGAGAACCCCTCCTTTGAGATTTTTCCTTTCTCGAAGGGCCGGAAAATACTCATAGCATTTATCTAAATTCCAGCCTTTTTCAGATTT contains:
- a CDS encoding ABC transporter ATP-binding protein, with the protein product MLELKSVNTYYDKSHILHDVSLKVYGGEIVALLGRNGVGKTTTLKTIMGLTPPRSGSILFKGKEIAGLKPFQIARAGIGFVPEERWIFPKLTVHQNLLIGIKTGPAAREKSEKGWNLDKCYEYFPALRERKNLKGGVLSGGEKQMLTIARTLMGNPELILIDEPTEGLAPKIVEAVRNIIQEINQTGTTILLVEQKLAIALALASRIYVMSKGTIQWEGTPEDLRQQEEVRKKYLEVSQ